In Roseomonas fluvialis, one genomic interval encodes:
- a CDS encoding TauD/TfdA dioxygenase family protein produces MSITTQRITVTRASGSCGAEVSGIDFRDVVDAATVAELRRIWLDHGVLFLRDVHLPPRDFLHFATQFGTPVEYPFVRGLEGIPQITPVVKEPHERINFGGVWHSDTAYLERPPMATMLVAREVPPAGGDTLFADARAAYDALSPGLRATLDGLRAINSSRKADASKTREDRQKERGAVTNAEVLEAAHPVVRTHPETGRRALYVNLGHTTQFEGWSAEESKPLLDYLFAHITKPEFTCRFRWAPGSLALWDNRSVQHYPVNDYHGHRREMHRITLAGDVPG; encoded by the coding sequence ATGTCCATCACCACGCAGCGCATCACCGTGACGCGGGCCTCGGGGTCCTGCGGGGCGGAGGTGTCCGGCATCGATTTCCGCGACGTCGTGGATGCCGCGACGGTGGCGGAACTGCGGCGCATCTGGCTCGACCACGGGGTGCTGTTCCTGCGCGACGTGCACCTGCCCCCGCGCGACTTCCTTCACTTCGCCACGCAGTTCGGCACGCCGGTGGAATACCCCTTCGTGCGCGGCCTCGAGGGCATTCCGCAGATCACGCCGGTGGTGAAGGAACCGCACGAGCGCATCAATTTCGGCGGCGTCTGGCATTCCGACACGGCGTATCTGGAACGCCCCCCGATGGCGACCATGCTGGTCGCGCGCGAGGTGCCGCCCGCCGGCGGGGATACGCTGTTCGCCGATGCGCGCGCCGCCTATGACGCGCTTTCGCCCGGGCTGCGCGCGACGCTGGATGGGCTGCGCGCGATCAATTCATCCCGCAAGGCGGATGCGTCCAAGACGCGCGAGGACCGGCAGAAGGAACGCGGCGCGGTGACCAATGCCGAGGTGCTGGAAGCCGCCCATCCCGTGGTGCGCACGCATCCCGAGACGGGGCGGCGCGCGCTGTACGTCAACCTGGGGCACACCACGCAGTTCGAGGGCTGGAGCGCGGAGGAATCGAAGCCGCTGCTCGACTACCTATTCGCACACATCACGAAGCCCGAGTTCACCTGCCGCTTCCGCTGGGCACCGGGGTCGCTGGCGCTGTGGGACAACCGTTCGGTGCAGCACTACCCGGTCAACGACTACCACGGCCATCGTCGGGAGATGCACCGCATCACCCTGGCCGGGGACGTGCCGGGCTGA
- a CDS encoding c-type cytochrome: MPPPDAAAGQRLAEQRCAACHAVGRTGASPRANAPAFRDLHNRYPVDQLAEALAEGIVTGHPDMPAFTFDRAEIEAFLAYLRSLER; encoded by the coding sequence ATGCCGCCGCCCGATGCCGCCGCCGGTCAGCGACTGGCCGAGCAGCGCTGCGCCGCCTGCCACGCCGTCGGCCGCACCGGCGCCAGTCCGCGCGCCAATGCGCCGGCGTTCCGCGACCTGCACAACCGCTATCCCGTGGACCAACTGGCCGAAGCACTGGCCGAGGGCATCGTAACCGGTCATCCGGACATGCCCGCCTTCACGTTCGACCGCGCCGAGATCGAGGCTTTCCTGGCCTACCTGCGCAGCCTGGAGCGGTAG
- a CDS encoding FkbM family methyltransferase yields MDEITFHTRLHRPGTLVDVGAHDGLITVPLARLPGSRVLAFEPLPPAMARLRAALGDAHPNVECIAAALGDQAGEITLAMPVLDGVAQEQWASTAKDYAAHLSARVDVQRFAVPVQRLDDHTIADLTGLKVDAEGAEYEILRGARATLLRCRPVITLEVEERHREGSTWSVPAYLDALGYDVLFELGGAWHPMSALDRATMQRASPDPAVFEASDPYVFVFYALPREHAPAMLARLQAAA; encoded by the coding sequence TTGGACGAGATCACCTTCCACACGCGGTTGCACCGCCCGGGCACGCTGGTCGATGTCGGCGCGCATGACGGGCTGATCACCGTGCCGCTGGCGCGGCTGCCGGGCTCGCGCGTGCTCGCCTTCGAACCACTGCCCCCGGCCATGGCGCGGCTGCGCGCAGCGCTGGGCGATGCGCATCCGAACGTGGAGTGCATCGCCGCCGCGCTCGGCGACCAGGCGGGCGAGATCACGCTCGCGATGCCCGTGCTGGATGGCGTTGCGCAGGAACAATGGGCCAGCACCGCCAAGGACTACGCCGCGCACCTGTCGGCGCGCGTGGACGTGCAGCGCTTCGCGGTGCCCGTTCAGCGGCTGGACGACCACACGATCGCGGACCTCACGGGCCTGAAGGTCGATGCCGAGGGCGCGGAGTACGAGATCCTGCGTGGCGCGCGCGCCACGCTGCTGCGCTGCCGGCCGGTCATCACGCTGGAAGTCGAGGAACGCCACCGCGAGGGCAGCACCTGGTCGGTGCCCGCCTACCTCGATGCGCTGGGCTACGACGTGCTGTTCGAACTGGGCGGCGCCTGGCATCCCATGAGCGCGCTCGATCGCGCGACGATGCAGCGCGCCTCGCCCGATCCTGCGGTGTTCGAGGCGTCCGACCCCTACGTCTTCGTGTTCTACGCCCTGCCGCGCGAACACGCGCCGGCCATGCTGGCGCGCCTGCAGGCGGCGGCGTAG